One Virgibacillus proomii DNA window includes the following coding sequences:
- a CDS encoding heavy metal translocating P-type ATPase: MSENTSSQRNSIFIKKVVEHRELIAALLSGLLILITWSLADYLSETLWIILHLIAFVIGGYAKAKEGITETIRNKELNVEMLMIFAAIGSAAIGYWTEGAVLIFIFALSGALETYTMNKSNKEISSLMKLQPEEALLINNDKREIVPVSSLEINDIIYVRAGERIPADGEIVQGTTSIDESAITGESIPVRKEISNEVFAGTVALDGSISIKITKPANQTLFQQIIQMIQSAKEEKSPAQLFIERFEDAYVKIVLVVVVLMMFIPYLIFSWSLQESIYRAMILLVVASPCALVASIMPATLSAISKSARSGILFKGGVHVENIGHIQAIAFDKTGTLTKGKPEVTDFHVHPDYQKEQVLQMSMAMEQESTHPLAQAIVNYCTNEGTATDDLDLQVSTIAGNGITTTVNGETWKMGKPDYIGEEQYFEETKRLLASEGKTIVYIKKADHVIALFALKDTVRKDSIEAIQLLKKEGIHTIMLTGDHELTAKAIADEAGIEHYIANCLPNEKVVHIKKLKEAYEHVSMVGDGINDGPALATANIGIAMGEGTDVALETADVVLMKNDLTKITNAIQTSKKMNRIVKQNIFFSLGVIAVLIASNFLQILDLPLGVIGHEGSTILVILNGLRLLK, encoded by the coding sequence ATGTCAGAAAATACGAGTAGTCAACGTAATTCTATTTTCATCAAAAAAGTTGTTGAACACAGAGAACTAATTGCTGCATTATTAAGTGGATTACTTATCTTAATCACCTGGTCACTAGCAGATTATCTTTCGGAAACGCTTTGGATCATCCTCCATCTTATCGCCTTTGTCATCGGAGGTTATGCGAAAGCTAAAGAAGGAATAACAGAAACGATACGCAATAAAGAACTGAATGTGGAAATGTTGATGATTTTTGCAGCGATAGGCTCGGCTGCTATCGGTTATTGGACTGAAGGCGCTGTTTTAATCTTTATTTTCGCTCTATCCGGTGCATTGGAAACATATACCATGAACAAAAGTAATAAAGAAATATCTTCACTTATGAAGTTACAGCCTGAAGAAGCACTGCTAATAAACAATGATAAACGAGAAATTGTACCTGTTTCCAGCTTGGAGATTAACGATATTATTTACGTTCGAGCCGGTGAACGGATTCCTGCAGATGGTGAAATTGTTCAAGGAACAACTTCTATTGACGAAAGTGCAATAACTGGTGAATCGATTCCAGTGAGAAAAGAGATAAGCAATGAAGTATTTGCCGGAACAGTAGCATTGGACGGATCCATTTCTATAAAAATAACAAAACCAGCTAATCAAACATTATTCCAGCAAATTATTCAAATGATTCAATCGGCCAAAGAAGAAAAATCACCTGCCCAGCTTTTTATTGAACGATTTGAAGATGCCTATGTAAAAATAGTTTTAGTCGTTGTTGTGCTGATGATGTTTATTCCATATTTAATTTTTAGTTGGAGTTTGCAAGAAAGTATTTATCGTGCAATGATTTTGCTCGTTGTCGCCTCTCCGTGTGCTCTTGTTGCATCGATCATGCCAGCTACATTATCGGCTATTTCTAAAAGTGCAAGATCTGGTATTTTATTTAAAGGTGGCGTTCATGTAGAAAATATTGGACACATCCAAGCAATAGCATTTGATAAAACTGGAACATTAACAAAAGGAAAACCGGAAGTAACGGACTTCCATGTTCATCCGGATTACCAAAAAGAACAAGTTTTACAGATGTCTATGGCCATGGAACAAGAATCTACCCACCCGCTTGCACAGGCAATTGTTAACTATTGTACAAATGAAGGAACTGCTACAGATGATTTGGACTTACAAGTTTCTACTATCGCAGGAAATGGAATTACCACCACAGTAAATGGCGAAACTTGGAAAATGGGAAAACCGGATTATATTGGTGAAGAGCAGTACTTTGAAGAGACTAAAAGATTACTAGCCTCTGAAGGAAAAACGATTGTTTACATTAAAAAGGCAGACCATGTAATAGCTTTATTTGCACTCAAGGATACTGTAAGAAAAGACAGTATTGAAGCAATACAATTATTAAAAAAGGAAGGAATCCATACGATTATGCTTACCGGCGATCATGAGCTTACCGCAAAAGCGATCGCTGATGAAGCAGGAATTGAACATTATATAGCTAATTGTTTACCTAATGAAAAGGTAGTTCATATTAAAAAACTAAAAGAAGCGTATGAACATGTCTCCATGGTTGGAGACGGCATTAATGACGGCCCAGCTTTAGCTACGGCGAATATCGGAATAGCGATGGGAGAGGGAACCGATGTTGCCTTAGAAACGGCTGATGTTGTGTTAATGAAAAATGACCTTACTAAAATTACCAATGCTATCCAAACATCCAAAAAAATGAATCGAATTGTGAAGCAGAATATTTTCTTCTCCCTTGGAGTGATAGCCGTTCTTATTGCGTCCAACTTCCTACAAATTCTCGATTTACCATTAGGTGTGATCGGACATGAAGGAAGCACCATTTTAGTTATACTAAATGGATTACGATTATTAAAATAA
- a CDS encoding IS3 family transposase: MXRLLCEIAGIARSAYYKWLNRTPSSREIQNKEIIKEVQILHEKVGGIFGYRQMTLHMNRKFEEKLNHKRIYRLMKVAGLRSVIRVKKKRYKRSTPQHVADNILNREFQAEKPNEKWVTDVTEFKYDQSKKAYLSAIRDLYDGSIISYVLGHSNNNQLVFKTLDQATVLLNEEQPLIHSDRGFQYTSKGFKRKIDAAEMTQSMSRVGRCIDNGPMESFFGTLKCEKYYLHKYKTFEELTTAIDEYIHFYNYERYQKRLNGLSPMEYRAKAT, from the coding sequence ATGNTTCGTTTACTTTGTGAAATCGCGGGAATTGCACGTTCTGCATACTATAAGTGGCTAAATCGTACTCCTTCATCCAGAGAAATACAGAATAAAGAAATTATCAAAGAGGTGCAAATACTCCATGAAAAAGTGGGTGGTATATTTGGTTATCGTCAAATGACCCTTCACATGAATAGAAAGTTCGAGGAGAAACTTAATCATAAAAGAATCTATCGGTTGATGAAAGTGGCTGGATTACGCTCTGTCATTCGTGTCAAGAAGAAGCGATATAAACGCTCTACACCTCAACATGTGGCAGACAATATATTAAATCGTGAATTCCAAGCCGAAAAACCAAATGAAAAATGGGTAACGGACGTTACAGAATTTAAGTATGACCAATCAAAAAAGGCCTATTTAAGTGCGATTCGTGATCTTTATGACGGATCCATTATAAGTTATGTTCTAGGACATTCCAACAATAATCAACTTGTATTTAAGACACTTGATCAAGCCACAGTACTATTGAATGAAGAACAGCCTCTTATCCATAGTGACCGTGGATTCCAATACACCTCTAAAGGGTTCAAACGTAAAATAGATGCGGCAGAGATGACACAAAGCATGTCACGAGTTGGTCGGTGTATTGATAATGGACCAATGGAGTCTTTTTTTGGGACACTGAAATGTGAGAAGTATTATTTACATAAATATAAAACATTTGAGGAACTTACTACTGCGATAGATGAGTATATTCATTTTTATAATTATGAAAGGTATCAAAAGCGATTAAACGGCCTTAGCCCTATGGAATATAGAGCTAAAGCCACTTAA
- a CDS encoding YihY/virulence factor BrkB family protein, whose protein sequence is MLKKVVWFGKQLYQRMLEIDVFGLAAQLAYFLLLSLFPFLLFLVTLIGYLPVDELTVLDTISAYVPPQIYDLISTNVEQLVRKQNGGMLSFGIIATLWAASNGVNALMRGFNHAYEVDENRSFIVSRLIAIVLTVAMVAIIIIALLLPIFGRLVGIYLFSFVGLSEGFIQVWETLRWVVSSVVFFIVFLALYTLAPNKQIYIRNAIPGALFATVTWQLVSLGFSYYVSNIGNYSATYGSLGTVIALMIWFYLSGIIILTGGLVNSIIRKNKLEK, encoded by the coding sequence ATGTTAAAAAAAGTTGTATGGTTTGGAAAACAGCTATATCAACGAATGTTAGAAATAGATGTCTTTGGCTTAGCTGCTCAATTAGCGTATTTTTTGCTCTTGTCGCTATTTCCTTTTCTACTATTTTTAGTGACGCTTATTGGTTATCTACCTGTGGATGAGCTGACTGTATTGGATACTATTTCTGCATATGTGCCACCGCAAATTTATGATCTGATTTCTACAAATGTGGAACAGTTAGTGCGTAAACAAAATGGCGGTATGCTTTCCTTTGGAATAATTGCCACGTTATGGGCAGCATCTAACGGTGTAAATGCTCTGATGAGGGGATTTAACCATGCTTATGAAGTGGATGAAAACCGGTCTTTCATTGTATCAAGACTTATCGCTATTGTATTAACTGTAGCGATGGTAGCAATTATTATTATCGCTTTACTTTTACCGATATTTGGCAGACTGGTCGGTATCTATTTATTTTCCTTTGTTGGACTATCTGAAGGATTCATTCAAGTGTGGGAAACGCTTCGTTGGGTTGTTTCTTCCGTTGTTTTCTTTATTGTTTTTCTAGCTTTGTACACGTTAGCACCAAATAAACAAATTTATATAAGAAATGCGATTCCTGGTGCTTTATTTGCAACGGTTACTTGGCAATTAGTGTCACTTGGATTTTCTTATTATGTAAGTAATATTGGTAACTATTCCGCAACATATGGCAGCCTTGGGACAGTTATTGCTTTAATGATTTGGTTTTATCTATCCGGGATAATTATTTTAACAGGTGGCTTAGTTAATTCCATAATCAGAAAAAATAAGTTGGAAAAATAA
- a CDS encoding low molecular weight protein-tyrosine-phosphatase has product MIRVMFVCLGNICRSPMAEAIFCDLIKKEQLNDKITVDSAGTGGWHIGNPPHPKTIAILKKHNISTEGLVAQQISKQDKDKIDYIIAMDEQNKQDLLQLFGEDDSIEFAKLMDFVDETAEKDVPDPYFTGNFTYTYELISKGCHQLLQYLKDKHSIS; this is encoded by the coding sequence ATGATACGCGTCATGTTTGTTTGTCTGGGGAACATTTGCCGCTCGCCAATGGCAGAAGCGATTTTTTGTGATTTAATAAAAAAAGAACAATTAAACGATAAAATAACAGTAGATTCTGCCGGTACCGGGGGATGGCATATAGGAAATCCACCACATCCTAAGACGATTGCTATTTTAAAAAAACACAACATTTCTACAGAGGGTCTAGTAGCTCAGCAAATTAGTAAACAGGATAAGGACAAGATTGATTATATTATTGCGATGGATGAGCAAAATAAACAAGACTTGCTACAGCTTTTTGGCGAGGACGATTCTATAGAATTTGCCAAGCTAATGGACTTTGTTGATGAAACTGCGGAAAAAGATGTTCCTGATCCTTATTTTACAGGGAATTTTACATATACATATGAATTAATTTCCAAAGGTTGTCATCAATTATTACAGTATTTAAAAGATAAACATTCGATTTCATAA
- a CDS encoding alanine/glycine:cation symporter family protein, which translates to MMDVVNKISSFVWGPPTLILILGTGLYLTLRLGFFQFRTLPYAIKLTFSPSKQDKKSKGDISHYQALTTAMAATIGTGNIVGVATAVVLGGPGAVFWMWVSALFGMATKYAEAVLAVKYRVENSKGQMSGGPMYYLERGLKAKWLGIIFAIFGSIAAFGIGNMVQSKAVSDALDNSFQVPPIATGIILTLLVGLVILGGIKGIGRVTAFLVPIMALFYVIGGLVIVFLNLEVVPGVIGLIFTDAFSGSALGGGILGTVIRYGVARGVFSNEAGLGSAPIAAAAAKTDYPGRQALVSMTQVFFDTIIVCSITAITILMADMYQGDLSGGDLTTASFSMFLGDAGEYIVTIAIILFAFSTIVGWSYYGEKCFSYLFTDKAIPYYRIVFVLALLYGSMEKLDIVWGVSDIMNALMAVPNLIGLLGLSGVVVYETKKFLKVAKEEERLAKGR; encoded by the coding sequence ATGATGGATGTGGTTAACAAGATAAGCAGCTTTGTTTGGGGACCACCTACATTAATCTTAATTCTAGGGACTGGTTTATATTTAACCCTTCGTTTAGGCTTTTTTCAATTTCGCACTTTGCCTTATGCAATTAAATTAACCTTCAGCCCTAGTAAACAAGACAAAAAGTCTAAAGGAGATATTAGTCATTATCAAGCATTGACTACTGCCATGGCTGCTACGATAGGAACTGGTAATATCGTTGGTGTAGCAACAGCTGTCGTTCTCGGCGGGCCTGGTGCCGTGTTTTGGATGTGGGTTTCCGCTTTATTCGGTATGGCAACGAAATACGCAGAAGCTGTACTAGCAGTTAAATATAGAGTGGAGAACAGTAAAGGACAAATGTCTGGTGGACCAATGTACTACTTAGAAAGAGGATTAAAAGCAAAATGGCTTGGCATTATTTTCGCAATCTTCGGATCAATTGCAGCATTTGGTATTGGTAATATGGTACAATCAAAGGCTGTTTCTGATGCATTGGATAATTCATTTCAAGTCCCACCTATAGCCACAGGTATTATTTTAACCTTATTAGTTGGATTGGTTATTCTTGGGGGAATTAAAGGGATTGGTCGAGTCACCGCTTTTTTAGTTCCGATTATGGCTTTATTTTACGTTATTGGCGGATTGGTTATCGTATTCTTAAACCTTGAGGTTGTCCCGGGTGTTATCGGGTTAATTTTTACCGACGCTTTTAGTGGGAGTGCGCTAGGGGGAGGTATTTTAGGAACAGTTATTCGTTATGGAGTTGCACGAGGTGTATTTTCCAATGAAGCCGGTTTAGGTTCTGCACCGATTGCCGCAGCTGCTGCCAAAACGGATTACCCAGGCCGTCAAGCCCTAGTCTCTATGACACAGGTGTTTTTCGATACAATTATCGTTTGTTCCATTACTGCAATCACTATCTTAATGGCGGATATGTATCAAGGCGATTTGTCTGGTGGAGATTTAACGACTGCATCTTTTTCTATGTTCCTTGGGGATGCAGGTGAATATATCGTTACCATCGCAATTATTTTATTTGCATTTTCTACGATTGTTGGCTGGTCTTATTATGGAGAAAAATGCTTTTCCTATCTCTTTACCGATAAAGCCATTCCTTATTATCGAATTGTATTTGTACTTGCGCTTTTATATGGTTCGATGGAAAAGCTTGATATCGTATGGGGTGTTTCAGACATTATGAACGCATTAATGGCTGTCCCTAACTTAATTGGACTGTTAGGATTATCAGGTGTAGTCGTTTATGAAACGAAGAAATTTTTAAAAGTTGCTAAGGAAGAAGAACGATTGGCAAAAGGACGATAA
- a CDS encoding glutaminase yields MVQGTVNWNTEITQEWLQSYVDDWVKFYKKETKQGEVASYIPILKKANPNHLGITIVGKNGMTIRSGDVDIPFTIQSISKVFSFIVACMERGVSYVLDRVDVEPAGEAFNSIMHLEMRKLKKPFNPFINAGAITVTSLLKGKTPEEKLEPIFQLFEKALGHRPRLNYDVYESERDTSIRNRAIGYYLLELGYLESDLELTLDTYFKQCSIEVTLDDLAILGLLLANDGINSKTDEEVIPRNVVRLVKSLMLTCGMYDASGKFAAYVGIPAKSGVSGGIIALAPPRVRSEVLPFIDGCGIGVYGPALDEKGNSIAGIKLLKHIAMKWDLSIF; encoded by the coding sequence ATGGTTCAAGGAACAGTGAACTGGAATACAGAAATTACGCAAGAGTGGCTGCAATCCTATGTCGACGACTGGGTCAAATTTTATAAAAAAGAAACAAAACAAGGGGAGGTTGCATCCTACATCCCCATTTTAAAAAAAGCCAATCCAAACCATTTAGGAATCACGATCGTAGGGAAAAATGGGATGACGATTCGTTCAGGAGATGTTGACATTCCTTTTACGATTCAAAGCATTTCTAAGGTTTTCAGTTTTATTGTTGCTTGTATGGAAAGAGGAGTGTCCTATGTACTAGATCGAGTTGATGTAGAACCGGCGGGAGAAGCGTTTAATTCAATTATGCATTTAGAAATGCGTAAATTAAAAAAACCATTTAATCCATTTATAAACGCTGGTGCTATCACCGTAACATCATTACTAAAAGGTAAGACACCCGAAGAAAAGCTGGAGCCGATCTTCCAACTGTTTGAGAAAGCTCTTGGCCATCGTCCGCGCCTAAACTATGATGTTTACGAGTCAGAAAGAGATACTTCAATAAGAAACCGCGCTATTGGATATTATTTACTTGAACTTGGTTACTTGGAATCGGATTTGGAATTAACACTAGACACATATTTTAAACAATGTTCCATTGAAGTTACGTTAGACGATTTAGCAATCCTTGGGTTATTGCTAGCGAATGATGGGATTAACTCAAAGACAGACGAAGAAGTTATTCCAAGAAATGTTGTCCGTCTTGTTAAGTCTTTAATGCTGACATGTGGAATGTATGATGCTTCTGGAAAATTTGCCGCATATGTTGGTATACCAGCTAAAAGTGGTGTATCAGGTGGAATAATCGCTTTAGCACCACCAAGAGTTAGAAGTGAGGTTTTACCGTTTATTGACGGTTGTGGAATCGGTGTATACGGTCCGGCATTAGATGAAAAAGGAAATAGTATTGCTGGAATTAAATTGCTTAAGCATATTGCAATGAAATGGGATTTGAGTATATTTTAA
- a CDS encoding lysophospholipid acyltransferase family protein: MIRTLAIYIYAGLLVLGTIFQLLRAKKLKKKLSHEQLFIQPSRVSRKVFERTGSTVEVYGQEKLPEGAVLFVANHQGLFDILTILGYLGKPVGFIAKKEIKRLPIIAPWMELIRCVFIDRKDRRQSVRSINQGIENLRNGYSMVIFPEGTRSRGNQVYSFKSGSFRLALKAKVPIVPIAIDGTYRMLEEQNGRVSPARVSLTIKDPIHPEEYAGMKSTEIAKKVEQIIRKQITQHQVQKENHSVKPPHPPVNVQL; this comes from the coding sequence ATGATTCGAACATTAGCAATATACATATATGCTGGGCTGCTTGTACTTGGTACAATTTTTCAATTACTGAGGGCAAAGAAATTGAAAAAGAAGCTCAGTCATGAACAATTGTTTATTCAACCAAGTCGTGTCTCAAGAAAAGTATTTGAACGGACAGGCAGTACTGTTGAAGTTTATGGTCAAGAAAAGCTTCCGGAAGGGGCGGTTCTATTTGTAGCTAATCATCAAGGCTTATTTGATATATTGACCATTCTTGGTTATCTAGGCAAACCAGTTGGATTTATCGCAAAAAAAGAAATAAAAAGATTACCTATTATTGCCCCGTGGATGGAGCTAATACGTTGTGTCTTTATTGACAGAAAAGATCGCAGGCAATCAGTTAGATCAATTAATCAAGGAATAGAGAATTTGCGAAATGGTTATTCCATGGTGATTTTTCCGGAAGGTACCAGAAGTAGAGGAAATCAAGTTTACTCGTTTAAATCAGGCAGCTTTCGTTTAGCACTAAAGGCAAAGGTTCCGATTGTTCCAATTGCTATCGATGGTACCTATCGAATGCTTGAAGAACAGAATGGGAGAGTTAGCCCTGCTAGAGTTTCCTTAACAATTAAGGATCCAATCCATCCAGAAGAATATGCAGGGATGAAAAGTACAGAAATTGCCAAAAAGGTAGAACAAATCATTAGGAAACAGATAACACAGCATCAAGTTCAGAAAGAAAACCATTCAGTTAAACCTCCCCACCCACCTGTTAATGTGCAATTGTAA
- a CDS encoding CAP domain-containing protein has translation MFKKIGVAVALSTALLFGGAFSSSANAQAKAPEQNQSFKAFYSINGNWQSLSKDEVNNLFNKYMKNVQSKHNKRNCTNQAKAPEQNQEQPIEKPTSQNPEKANQANPNQEKAEQQPNTNTAEQGKTEEKQEQAKTGELSQFEQEVVDLTNKERAKQGLPALKIDAELSKVAREKSRDMAANGYFSHNSPTYGSPFDMMKQFGIRYSTAGENIAKGQRSPQEVVNAWMNSEGHRANIMNAKYTHIGVGYVEQGNHWTQQFIGK, from the coding sequence ATGTTTAAAAAGATAGGTGTAGCAGTAGCATTATCAACAGCCTTATTATTCGGGGGTGCTTTTTCTTCTTCCGCAAATGCTCAAGCCAAAGCGCCAGAACAAAATCAGTCGTTCAAAGCCTTCTATTCTATTAATGGAAATTGGCAAAGCCTTTCTAAAGACGAAGTAAATAACTTGTTTAATAAATATATGAAAAATGTACAGTCAAAACATAATAAACGTAACTGTACAAATCAAGCGAAAGCTCCTGAACAAAATCAGGAACAACCAATAGAGAAGCCAACTTCCCAAAATCCAGAAAAGGCAAATCAAGCTAACCCTAATCAAGAAAAAGCAGAACAACAGCCAAATACGAACACAGCAGAACAAGGTAAAACAGAAGAAAAGCAAGAACAGGCAAAAACAGGTGAATTAAGTCAGTTTGAACAAGAAGTTGTTGACTTAACGAATAAAGAAAGAGCAAAACAAGGCTTGCCAGCACTTAAAATAGATGCGGAGTTGAGTAAAGTAGCGCGTGAAAAGTCAAGAGATATGGCAGCTAATGGTTACTTTTCTCACAACAGCCCAACTTATGGTTCACCATTTGATATGATGAAACAATTCGGTATTCGTTATTCTACAGCCGGAGAAAATATTGCCAAAGGTCAACGTAGTCCACAAGAAGTTGTAAATGCTTGGATGAATAGTGAAGGCCACCGTGCGAATATTATGAACGCAAAATATACTCATATCGGAGTTGGCTATGTAGAGCAAGGCAATCATTGGACACAACAATTTATAGGTAAATAA
- the mreBH gene encoding rod-share determining protein MreBH has product MFSTAEIGIDLGTANILIYTKSKGIVLNEPSVVAIDVNTKQVVAVGTEAKEMVGKTPQNIIPIRPLKDGVIADYDVTTQMLRAFLKKVSKKIGMSMRKPVVVVCTPSGSTTVERRAIHNAVTSYGAKQVHLIEEPIAAAIGADLPVDEPIASVVVDIGGGTSEVGIISFGGVVSCNSVRIGGDKMDEEIIHHIRKTYNILIGERTAENIKMEIGYAHPNHKEETMEIRGRDMVTGLPKTVTITSKEIHLALKESLGQVLETIRSTLENCPPELSGDIVDHGIVLTGGGALLHGMKEWLSTELIVPVHLAPNPLESVAIGTGRSLKMISKLQKAIK; this is encoded by the coding sequence ATGTTTTCTACTGCTGAAATTGGAATCGACCTTGGTACTGCAAATATTTTAATATACACAAAATCAAAAGGAATCGTTTTAAATGAGCCGTCAGTTGTCGCTATTGATGTCAATACGAAGCAAGTAGTTGCTGTTGGAACAGAGGCAAAGGAAATGGTTGGAAAAACTCCGCAAAATATTATTCCAATCCGACCATTAAAAGACGGAGTTATTGCTGATTATGATGTAACCACACAAATGCTAAGGGCTTTTTTGAAAAAAGTAAGTAAAAAGATTGGTATGTCAATGCGTAAACCAGTCGTAGTCGTGTGCACTCCTTCAGGTAGCACGACTGTGGAACGGAGGGCTATCCATAATGCCGTAACAAGCTATGGTGCAAAGCAGGTGCATTTAATTGAAGAACCGATTGCGGCTGCAATTGGTGCTGACTTACCAGTTGATGAACCAATCGCTAGTGTAGTGGTGGATATCGGTGGAGGTACGTCAGAGGTAGGCATTATTTCCTTTGGCGGAGTTGTATCTTGCAATTCTGTTCGTATTGGTGGAGACAAAATGGATGAAGAAATTATTCATCATATACGAAAAACTTATAATATCCTTATCGGTGAACGGACAGCTGAAAATATTAAAATGGAAATCGGGTATGCTCATCCTAATCATAAAGAAGAAACAATGGAAATTCGCGGCCGTGATATGGTAACTGGTTTGCCAAAAACCGTTACGATTACGTCTAAAGAAATACATCTTGCTTTAAAAGAATCATTAGGGCAGGTGCTTGAAACCATTCGATCTACATTAGAAAATTGTCCTCCAGAGCTCAGTGGAGATATAGTCGATCACGGGATTGTATTAACAGGTGGCGGAGCACTCTTACATGGTATGAAGGAGTGGTTATCTACCGAATTGATCGTTCCAGTACACCTTGCTCCGAATCCTTTAGAATCTGTAGCAATTGGAACAGGGCGTTCTTTAAAAATGATTAGCAAGCTACAAAAGGCAATAAAATAG
- a CDS encoding CaiB/BaiF CoA transferase family protein translates to MAGALEHIKILDLSRVLAGPYCTMILGDLGAEVIKVEAPGGSDETRKWGPPFQNGVSAYYLCANRNKKSITINLKTKEGTDQIKELVKDCDVIINNFRTGTMERFGLDYHVLSQINPQLIYCSITGFGETGPYKDMPGYDFIIQAMSGLMSITGNEDTGPQKMGVAITDILTGMYACIGIQAALLERTQSQKGQKLDIALYDAAVSALINMGSNYLMSGEIPKQLGNQHANIVPYQTFHTKDGEMVIATGNDRQFQALCEIVGSSTLKHDPRFQSNPDRVAHRNELVEILQDHFLQKPTSYWLEKCREMGVPIGPIQHIAEVVNDPQLLTREMFVEMPHPTIGTINMIGSPLKMSRTPVSYRYHPPNPGEHNDIILNQKNYASE, encoded by the coding sequence ATGGCGGGTGCCTTAGAACATATTAAAATCCTTGATTTATCACGTGTACTAGCCGGGCCCTACTGCACGATGATTTTAGGGGATCTTGGAGCTGAAGTGATTAAAGTGGAGGCTCCCGGAGGCAGTGATGAAACACGAAAATGGGGGCCGCCTTTCCAAAACGGAGTAAGTGCGTATTATCTTTGTGCCAACCGAAATAAAAAGAGCATTACAATAAATTTAAAAACAAAAGAAGGAACAGATCAGATCAAAGAGCTTGTCAAAGATTGCGATGTCATTATTAATAACTTCCGCACCGGCACGATGGAACGCTTTGGATTAGATTACCATGTTCTTTCTCAAATTAATCCACAATTAATCTATTGTTCCATTACAGGCTTTGGTGAAACAGGACCTTATAAAGATATGCCGGGTTATGATTTTATCATTCAAGCGATGAGTGGCCTGATGAGTATAACTGGTAACGAAGATACAGGTCCACAAAAAATGGGGGTCGCGATAACTGATATATTGACTGGCATGTATGCATGTATTGGAATTCAAGCAGCTTTGTTGGAGAGAACGCAATCACAAAAAGGACAAAAGCTCGACATTGCTTTATATGATGCGGCAGTGAGCGCCCTTATCAATATGGGCAGTAATTATTTAATGTCGGGTGAAATTCCAAAGCAGCTTGGTAACCAACATGCAAATATCGTTCCTTATCAGACTTTTCACACAAAAGATGGTGAAATGGTTATTGCTACTGGAAATGATAGGCAATTTCAGGCACTATGCGAAATAGTTGGCAGTTCCACACTCAAGCATGATCCAAGGTTTCAATCGAATCCCGACCGGGTTGCTCATCGAAATGAATTAGTTGAAATTCTCCAAGACCATTTCTTGCAAAAGCCAACCTCCTATTGGTTAGAGAAATGCAGAGAAATGGGGGTGCCAATTGGACCAATCCAACATATTGCTGAAGTAGTAAATGATCCACAGCTATTAACACGAGAGATGTTTGTCGAAATGCCTCATCCTACTATTGGAACAATTAACATGATTGGCAGTCCGTTAAAAATGTCACGTACACCTGTCTCCTATCGATACCATCCTCCAAATCCAGGAGAACATAATGACATTATCTTAAATCAAAAAAACTATGCAAGCGAATAA